ACAAGCAGACTACTGGTAAGGAGCAGTATTTCAAACACAAGAGCATGGCTGAACTGAAGCGTCTCTACAAGCACATTCACCCAGAGGTCCGCAAGAACCTCGAGGCGGAGCTCACCgaagcagagctggaggacCTGGACGTTGAGGAAATGGGAGATGTCCAGCAGACGTGTTATATGTTTGAAAATGACGGCAACAGCTCGAGTAAGTGTTCAAGCCCTGACAGAGAATCGGTGGAATGGGAAGAGATCCTGAAAGGAGAAGTTCAGTCCGTGCGCTGGATGTTCGAAAACAAGCCgctggacaccatcaaggatGAAACCCCGGATGAGAACGAGGTGAGGAATATCGGCCAGCAGGAAATCATCGCTGGCAAAGATGTCAGATACACGGCTTGGATGTTTGAGACTCAGCCCATGGATGCTCTGGGGTCAGAGACTGCTGATTCAGCTGAGCAGTCACAGAAGTCTGAGCTGGCGAGAGGAGACGTTCGCACTGCTACGTGGCTTTTTGAGACGCAGCCGCTCGATTGTCTGAATAAGATCTACCAAGAAGACGAGCAGGAGACAGACGCTGTCGTCACCAAGGACATCTCTGGCGGGGATGTGAAAACCGCGAGATATCTCTTTGAGACCCAGCATTTGGATTCTCTGGGTAAGACGGAAACCATTGAGGAGAGCCACTTCCTGAGCCTGAAGtctgagctggaggagatcaAAGGGGACGTGAAGACAACCACTCGCATGTTTGAGACGCAGCCCATGTGTGTCATCAGGGGGGACGCGGGGGAGATGCTGGAGATCACCACCATACGCAGGGAGGAGACTGAGAGGGGAGACGTCAAGACGTCACGCTGGATGTTTGAAACCCAGCCCCTGGATATTATAAACAAAGACCCGGCGAGGGTGAAGCTCATATGTGGCATCTCCATGGAGGACAACGTTCAATGCGGAGTGAACAAAGGGAGGTGGCTTTTTGAGACAAAGACTCTGGACTCCATCAAGGATGAGGAATGGGAGAGTTCCAGGATGCAAAAGGAGGAAATAATAGGTGCTGATGTGAGGAAGCACTGTCTGGTTTTTGAGACTCAGCCGATGGATTCTCTGAAAGACAACGCCAATGCGAGACCTTTACCTTCAGAGGAGATCGTAGGAGGTGATGTTCGATCAgcaaaacacctgtttgaaacgGTGCCCATGGAAAATCTGAAAGAGCTGCTGGAAGTGGGAAAACTGCAGAAAATGGTTGCatctgaggaagaaaagggtGACGTAAGGCATCAAAAGTGGGTCTTTGAAAGCCAGCCCCTGGAGAATAtaagggaggagaagaaggagattACAAGAACTGTGAATGTCGAAGCTCTCGACAAAGGAGATGTGACAAATTATAAAGAAAGGTTTGAAAGTATGGATTTAAGCAAGTGTGAAGGAACACAGAAAATCCAAGTTGAAGGGGTAACGAGCGGATCAGTCAAATCCAACAGAGTCCTCTTTGAATCTGCCCCTCTGTACGCTATGCAAGACAGCTCTGGCCATTACCATGAGGTGAGGACCGTGAGGCGTGAGGAGGTCGTGAAGGGAGACGTGCACAGCTGCAGATGGATGTTTGAAACGCGGCCGATTGACGAGTTTGACGAAAGCATCAATAAGTTTCAGATCATAAAAGGTATTTCCAAACAGGAGATCCAGTCAGGGGACGTCAAAACAGCCAAGTGGTTGTTTGAAACCCAACAGCTGGACGCCATTAAATCCTTCAACTATTCTGAGGATGAAGAGCATAAAACCAAGGAAGGTATTGAAATTGAAAAAGGGGACGTTAAGACTTGTAGGTGGTTATTTGAGACTCAGCCAATGGATGTTCTGTATGAAAAGGTGGAAAGGAGCGAGGCTGATGTTGAGGAAGTGCAAAAAGGGGACGTGAAAACGTGCACCTGGCTCTTTGAGACCCAAACACTGGACAACATACGCGATCATACGGAGACTGAGTCTGAGACCATCCTGAAAACCTGCACCGTGAAGCAGGAGGACATCCAGGGAAAAGACGTGAGACTGGCCCGCTTCCTCTTTGAGACGGAGAACCTGGAAAACATCACGGGCGAGGACAGCGGTTCTTTCAGGAGGGTTACGGAAATAAACATCCAGTCGGGCGATGTTTCCAGGATGAAGTACATCTTTGAGAATCGCTCCTCTGACATCATGAGCTCCACCTCTGAGGAGACAATGCAGAGGCTGAAGACGCAGCAGGCCGAGGACATCCAGAAGGGAAACGTGGTCAACTGCACCTGGATGTTCGAGAACCAGCCGATGGACGCCATCCGTGACGAGGCGAGGGAAATACGCACTGTCACCGATGTCCAGGGGGGCGACGTTGACAAAGGccgcttcatttttgagacGTACTCTCTGGATCAGATTAAAGAGGAGTCCAGTGAGGCCGATATCTCTAAACTCACCAGTATCTTCAGAGATGAAATTGAGAAGGGAGACGTGAAAAACTACACCATGATGTTCGAAAGTCAGCCGCTGTACGCCATCCGCGACAAAGAGGGCCATTACCACGAAGTGACTACAGTTACCAAGGAAGAGATTATGAGAGGAGACGTGGTGGGGGCGCGGTGGCTGTTCGAGACCAAGCCGCTGGATTCCATTAGAGACTCAGAGGAGGTCTATGTCATTAAAGCTGTGACTGAGGAAGGCGTCAACAAAGGAGATGTTAGCTCTGCCAGGTGGAAGTTCGAAACACAACCGCTGGATGAAATCGCTGAGGATATCAAAGTCAGGTCAAAAACAGTCGCAGACATCCAAGGCGGCGACGTGAAGACAAACAAGCACCGATTTGAGACAGATGAGATGTCTCAAAAGTACATCAGAACTGTTAGCGTGAGCGAAATCCAGAAAGGAGATGTCAGATCTGCGACGTGGATGTTTGAAACCCGCACGATTGACGAGATCCGCGGTGAAGGCGCCGAGTACGACGGCATGGAGAGAGTGACAAAAGAGGAAGTAATGAAAGGGGATGTCAAACAGTCTGTGTGGCTCTTTGAGAAGCAGCCCCTTGACAGAATCAAAGACACTGATGGCACGCAGCTTGTTGTCGCAAAGGAGGAAATCCCACCGGCCGACGTGAAGACGACAACATGGCTATTTGAAACCACTCCGTTCCATGATTTCAATGAGAGCAGGATGGAAAGGACAGAGATAATAGGTAAAAGCATCAAAGAGACGCTCGAGGAGCTTTACTCTCAGAAGATGGTCGACTCACAGGGCGTCCTCATCGAGGCAGATGAGATCGGCGATGTCCGCATGGCAAAGTATAAACTCATGAACCAGGAGGCTCCGCAAATCCAGAAAGAAGAGATCATCAGAGGGGATCTGAGCAACATAATGATGAACCTGCTGAACCGCAGGGAGACCACGGAAAAGGGGATAACTATCGACAAGGAGGAGCGGGGGAACATCAACACCACGGTGAAGCAGCTGTTCAACCAGGAGAGGGGAGTCAATGTtgagaaagaggaaattatCCGCGGTGACATTCAGGAGGCCATAAACAGCCTGCTCCAGAACGAGGGCTCCTCCAAGCGCGGTATCCTGATTCAAGAGGACGAGAAAGGAGACGTGAGGATGACTATCTACTCCCTCTTGAATAAAGGGGAGAGGGCGAGCATGGAGAAAGAGGACATCGTTCAAGGTAACGTGAGCAGAACCCTTCATCGTCTCCTCTCCAACTCCGGAGAGGAGGGCTCTAAAAAAATAAGGGTCGGAGACACGGAAAGGGGTAACGTCAGCTTTTACTCCACGTGCATTGAGTCGGGAGCCCTGGATTACCTGAAGCAGCTCCAGTATGAATCAGGTGAAACCCAGGAAAAGGTGGAAAAGGAGCGGATCATAGGTGGTGACATCGAGGAGACCAAAATATTGCTGAGGAGGAATCAGCAACAGATCGGTCGCACGGTGGCAGAGGACGACATAGTTCCCGGTGATGTGCACAGCTCTGTCAAAGTCTTCATGACAGAGCCTACTGCTACCTACAGAAACATGGAGAAGCACGACATTGTTAAAGGTGACCTCAGTGCAGCCCTGGATTCACTCACCCAAGCCATTAATCAGAAAGTAGTaatagagaaagaggaggtggtgAAGGGAGACTTACACACTACTTTGAAGTCTCTGGAGGAGGCCCAGCATCAAGCCAAAGAAACGGAAAAGCCGGAAATCATCAGGGGAGACATCAGAGGTGCTCTTGAGTCACTGGAGAAATCTGCGTCCACCAACACGGAAGCCACTGTTGAAGATTTAGTGCCAGGTGATATCAAGGGGACCCTGAAGTCCCTGGAGGAGGCGAAGCAAGCGGTgaaagaggtggaaaaagaGGAGATCGTCAGAGGGGACATCCACACTGCCATGCAAAGTCTGCACGAGGCGTCGAGCGAGAAGAAGATTTACCAGCATCAGGTGAGCGAACAAGGTGATGTTAAAGCCACGATCCAGCTCTTCTTAGAGCCGACGACTTCTCCCAGAATGCAGCGCAGGGGGAGCACCGAAGGAGACGTGAAAACATCCATAAAATCTCTCTACGAAGGGCAGGAGACAACAcaggtggagaaagaggaggtagTAAAAGGCGACGTTCAAGGGGCGATAAAGTGTCTCATGCAAAGAAAACAGTATTCAAAGCCAAAACGTATGTATCCCCCCAAGAAAGCAAAGGTGCCCATGAAAAATCCATTAACTGTAAAGCAAGTGGAGCATGAATGCTTACATGAAGCCAAGAGTGAGAGTGTGGCAGTCAATCCAGCCCCCGCTGTGAAAAACCTCTCTCAGAGCGGTGAGTCACAGAAGCACACGCACAGGCACAACGAAAGcaaatcagtgaaaacacaggtAATAACCCAAGAGGGCCACTCTGTTACTGTAGCCAAAACAGACAATACTACCGGGGCCTCTCAGCAGAAGAGCATGAAGGAGCAGAAGCACAAAGCGCTGCCCCCACAGAAAATACAAGCTCCTAAGCCTGTTATGATGAAGAATAAACAAATGACTAATAATGATCAAACAGAGACTAAAACAGCTGACGTGAATATGATGAAAGAGGTGCAAAACACCTCGCAGACCAGTGTTTCCAACAGGCAAATATGTGAAACAAAGACAATCAAACAGGTGCAGACGACggtgatggagaaaactgtcaCGCACAAGCAGAATGTCACGGTGTCAGAGCAGACGGCGGCGGCGCAAAGGCAGGCGGAGAATAAGACGCTCGCACAAAGGCAGAACATCAAAAATATGAAGGGTGAGTACCGGAACCTGGACGTGAGAGGGAAAGGTGTGATTAAGAAGGCGAAGCCGGAGATTCacttcccccctcctccctcttcacctcctccaccctcagAGTCTgaactctccctccctccacccccgtCGCCGGTGCTGGAGAGCCCTGCCTCCGCCACATCCCGGCCTTCTATCATGAGGCAGGACAGCGAcctcccacctccaccacctccgccTCCGGTGGAATGCATGAAGTCTGAGCCTGaatttttccctcctcctccaccccctccgcCTCCGCTCTCTGTCGGAGGGCAAGACTTTCTCCCACCGCCTCCCTCACAGCAAGAGCTTAGCGCACTGCCTCAGCCTCCCCCTGCAAAGCTGGTGAAACCCGTCGGAAAGCCTTTATTCAAAGTGCCCCAGcagccagaaacacagaggcagcacaTACAAGTTAAACCCAAATGGCAGAAAAAGCAGCCgactcctccaccacctccacctcagctccCTCCTGATCAAGAAACAACAGTGCCAACAAAAGCAGAAGCTAAAGTTGAGGAGGTGAAAAAGGAAACAGGCAAACAGATTGAAACAAGCACGCAGATTCAGTCTGAATCAGCAACAAAAATCCCGAGCATCCCAGCTGTGAAAGCAAAGCAAGGAGAGAGCCCACAGCCTCCGAAAAGAGTGCCCGTCCCTCCCGTTAAACTGCCTGCTCCTCCTGAACCTGCTCCAGCGCCAAAGTCGAGACCTTACGCTCGCAAGTTTAAAACCCCTCTCATGCTTGCGGAGGAAAGGTTTCGTCAacaaaagatggagaaagaggaaatgcaGAGGAGCAATGTCACAACTCCCACTTCTCCTCCAGGAAATACACCGTGCCCCTCTGAGCTTTCCGTCGCGCAGGCCGCTGAGAGAGAAGTGGCCACTGAGGCGacaaaagcaaagacagaagaagCTAAAACTGAAGACTCACCTGCCAAGAAAACCCCCTCCCAGATCCCTTTGAGCAAGCCCTTGATCTCAGCGGTAAATAAGAAATCAGCCTCAAACGTGTCCTCAGATAAAAAGCGTGTCGTCAGCGAGCAGTCGTCCTCAACCGACGTCGTTAAAAAGAGCCAAACTGCACCCAAGAGtcagactgtttctgtgtctcagtCTCATCGCGAGGCCTCGAATGTTGACGTCCAGTCACGCTCGAGCGTGGTCACTTCCTCAGTcacggagcagcagcagtttattaaGAAATCCAGCGTCAAGTCTATCGCTGCCGTGCAGAGTGCTGTCCAGGAGAATGTAAATCTTCAAAGCCAGACTGCGGTCACATTGAAAGCTGAGGATGTAAAGAATATTAATGTGCCTCTGACACAGGAGGGAAAGATGAGTCCCTCTCAACCCACTAAAATCCCAAAGGTAGCTCCAACTTTCAAGGTGAGAACATTTAAGATGCCgacagagaagaaggaggatAAATGTGACAGTTTGGGACAAAAGGAATCgatgaaaagtgaaatgcaCTTACAGCAGGAGACATGTAATGTGACACAGATGAGTGAAACAAAGGCGAACCAGCTGACGTCAGCGAGAGCTGAGACAAAAGGcgaaatgaaaatgaaggagaagaagagtcaGATGACCCTCCCTTTAAAGGAGCCTGAAGTGGAGGCTCATGGGAAGAAGggaaagcagctgcagaagaaTGAGACTGAAGCGAAGCTGTCCCCATCAGCCGCTGTTTTAATGCCTAAGACGGCTAAGATAACATCTGCAGCGAGTCATCAAGGACAAGGCCATGGTGCTGTCTCCCTCAGTCAGCAGAGCATGAAGACGGagcacactcacagacacgAGGAGGTGCTTGTGACCGAGAGCGTGGTGCAGCACAGCCTTCACAGGCAAGAGGCGGCTCGGGTGCAGACgcaagcagcagaaacaaacaaaatgcagataAAGGCGGCAAAGTCCAAAGGTGACCCCAAGGACGCGTCCGCGAAGGGGACGGGGAAGACGACCCGTGAAGAGGAGGCTAATTCACAAGAAATAACAGCTTCAGAGAAATGCAATGTCATGCAGAAGCTGCTCGCTCAAATAAAAGAGCTGGAGGGCACACCGAGCAAAATAGACTCCAACGCTGTCAGAACGATTTTAAGTGAATTCCCTGACTGGGTGATGGGCTCGGATGAGAGGAGGAATTTAAGCGAAAttgcaaaacagcaaagtaagaaaaagctgaaagagATGATGGTCTATGTGAAAAACATCGTTCAGGCGAAGCTCGTGTTTTTTGGGGACAGTTTGACAGCCGTGGACAAgcaggagaaaggaaaggaggaaccgcccccgccgccgccgccgccgccaccgccaccGGTGCCTGCAAAGCCAGACAAGACGGTTTTCAGTGGAGCAACTGCAAAGATATCAAAAATTAGCATCGGGTCGTCGAAAACCGAGAAGAAGGTGGCGGAGGAGAAAAGGTCGCTTCAGGGGAGCAGAGTGCATCAGGAGCTGAGCGAGGCGCCGGAGCAGAGAGTGTCCTCCCCTTTGGCGAGCATCCGCACTCCATCGCCCACTTTCATCAGCATCGAGTCGAGGAGGATAGACTCGCCGCTCAGGGTCACTCCTTCTCCTCCGCCCTACAAATTAGTCGGGAcgcctccgcctcctcctcgcAAGTCGTACACACCCACATCGACCTTCAGCAGGGCCTTGCCGTCTCCCACCCTGAGCCGCTCGGAGAAGCTGGTGAAACTGAGGGACACCACCTCCAAGCTGTCTCGCATCACGACCCCTCCACCTCCCGTGCCGGGGGCGGAGTTTTTAGCGCCTGAAAGAGAGCAACCGTCCCCCTGTGGCAGCAGGGAGACCCCCGTAGAGAGACACGAGCTGATGGATGTGACAGAAATGGTGGACTCCATGATGACTGTGAGGGACAAAAAGTCTTTCTTCGAGGAGGCGCAGAAGGCCGAGGTGAGCAGGACGTACATCCGGAAGGAGCCCATCGACATCCCTGAACGTCTGGGAGCTGACGCTGAGGAGAACGCCGAGGCCGCGACTGTGGACCTCCTGAAAGAGGACCTCCCCAGAGTGGACTTGTCCAAGCTGGTTAACAAATTTGAGTCTCCAAAGCCAAAAGTGTACGCCAGGAAAGAGCCTATCGTCATCACGGAGAGGCTGGGGAGCGACACAGAGGAGGCCGAGGCTGACCCGCACACCCCCAAAACCGAGGAGATCCCCACGTTCAACGTGAAAGCCATAAAGGACGTGTTTGAGACGGGAGAGCACGGCTCTCAGGCGGCCCGAGAGCTCCGGGAACAGATAGAACGCAGGGAGCCTGAATCAGTGTACTCTGAGCCGGCGGGTCGCGCCGAAATCACAGCAGTCACCGAGCAATTCTGCAGCGTCGACGACTTCGGAAACATGACAAGCGAGACGAGGAGCGAGGTGCATTCTGGGAGCTCCCTGACCCGCGGTAGCCCTCCGTCCTACGCCGACGTGGTGAGAGGCAGCGTTCCGACGGTCGCCATGCCCCCCGAGGCCTCCACCGAGGAGCTGCTGAGAAGCTTCCAGCAGTCGTGGGCCAAGAGCCAGGGAGTCTTCCAGAACCTGGGCTTCAGTGTGACGGAGCAGAGGAGCTCGCAGGTCGTAACGCGCCAGCAGGAGACTGTCGTGACGGGTAAACCCAGCCGTGCGGCATGAGGACGCTTAACAGGCGTGACGGTGTGTTTAacatgctttgtgtgtgagacGTTTAGAGAAAAGGAGCATTAACACCGGTTTGTCTTTGGACGTCACCTGATCTCCTCTGATCCGAAACGTTTAGCCGCTGTCACTTTCACACACTCGCTCCTGTTTGTTCATGCCTCTGATGTGTGAAGCTGGCAGCGACGCAAACATATTGAACTAATGATTGTGGGTGTGTGATGCTGTTTTCAGCGcgagacaacaaaaacaagatattCCAGACAGTTACTGCATTTGTAATGGTGATGCTAATGACACGCTCACTGACTGCACTTCTAACACGTTTGGTTCAactttgttttgtcctttaacAGTTTCCTCCAAAGTTTCCTGGAAAGCGCCGTGTCATGTAATAGCAATTATAGATAGAACAGGAACTCTTTATTTAAAGCCAGGTAGACACTCATTAATTAACCACTTAACGGACTTTGTTATCGCTCTGTGTTGAATTGTAATTTGCAGTAATTTACTTTAATACGCCGACAGTGAAAGTTTCAAATTTCTTGCATATTTAAGCAAGACTGTGATATTTATTCCCTCAAAAAGGACAATCTTCTTCTTACGGATGGAAAATTAAATTCACAAGAATTAAGGCCTCtttaaaattcacacacacgctTAGATTGGCGACTGTTGGCTAAACTTTAAAGTCCtcatacacttacacacacctGAAGGGGTCCCAACGTAAACCTGGGGGGGTCACCAGATAATTTAGTGCTTTTCTGCaagtatttatttgtatttttactgtgaAATACTGCATACTTTGACCTCTTCAGGCCCATAAAAACCTGTCAAACAACACAACATATGAAGGGAAAAAGGGACAGTGAAAGCAGAACCAGACGAGCCCACACAGCCTCATTTGAGGGGGGGTCACAAGTCACAAATTTGATATTAAATGAACTTTTTGTGCCAAATGACGCGGTTCTTTCCAGGAAATTAAACCTGAACCTGGAAATTAAAACCTCATTTTTCTTCGCAGAAAATTCGAGTTCCAGAGTCCGAACTGTGCAGGGTCTGTCGGAAGAGGGTGTACCCCATGGAGTCGCTGAcggcagacaaacacaacttcCATAAAAGCTGCTTCCGCTGCGAACACTGCAGAGGCAAACTAAGGTGAGGCTGCTTCAGGAGCacacagctctgtctgtctgtgcttcgTTTtaacctcctcttctctcctcttcttcctcagtctTGGTAACTACGCCTCTCTCCATGGACGGATGTACTGCACGCCACACTACAAACAACTGTTCAAGTCCAAAGGAAATTACG
The sequence above is a segment of the Chaetodon auriga isolate fChaAug3 chromosome 23, fChaAug3.hap1, whole genome shotgun sequence genome. Coding sequences within it:
- the xirp2a gene encoding uncharacterized protein xirp2a isoform X2, with amino-acid sequence MEESEPCSLPGGLASVKRQFENQEFASSSSQSSVTQYHFEQRSVQEMSSSSEVTVRSSARELVPATALFHNQQEVIRDERVHHNNVAASYGNHYNETVMLVGGEDLPKVSTQALKQQYEKTIEEAAPAKEIKVDVDFNQFQWTPVNQSSKASAMTSSSTLKTATASSVAYEVTDHFPPPPSNLLQVPQEVPESQPQEPASQHKQTTGKEQYFKHKSMAELKRLYKHIHPEVRKNLEAELTEAELEDLDVEEMGDVQQTCYMFENDGNSSSKCSSPDRESVEWEEILKGEVQSVRWMFENKPLDTIKDETPDENEVRNIGQQEIIAGKDVRYTAWMFETQPMDALGSETADSAEQSQKSELARGDVRTATWLFETQPLDCLNKIYQEDEQETDAVVTKDISGGDVKTARYLFETQHLDSLGKTETIEESHFLSLKSELEEIKGDVKTTTRMFETQPMCVIRGDAGEMLEITTIRREETERGDVKTSRWMFETQPLDIINKDPARVKLICGISMEDNVQCGVNKGRWLFETKTLDSIKDEEWESSRMQKEEIIGADVRKHCLVFETQPMDSLKDNANARPLPSEEIVGGDVRSAKHLFETVPMENLKELLEVGKLQKMVASEEEKGDVRHQKWVFESQPLENIREEKKEITRTVNVEALDKGDVTNYKERFESMDLSKCEGTQKIQVEGVTSGSVKSNRVLFESAPLYAMQDSSGHYHEVRTVRREEVVKGDVHSCRWMFETRPIDEFDESINKFQIIKGISKQEIQSGDVKTAKWLFETQQLDAIKSFNYSEDEEHKTKEGIEIEKGDVKTCRWLFETQPMDVLYEKVERSEADVEEVQKGDVKTCTWLFETQTLDNIRDHTETESETILKTCTVKQEDIQGKDVRLARFLFETENLENITGEDSGSFRRVTEINIQSGDVSRMKYIFENRSSDIMSSTSEETMQRLKTQQAEDIQKGNVVNCTWMFENQPMDAIRDEAREIRTVTDVQGGDVDKGRFIFETYSLDQIKEESSEADISKLTSIFRDEIEKGDVKNYTMMFESQPLYAIRDKEGHYHEVTTVTKEEIMRGDVVGARWLFETKPLDSIRDSEEVYVIKAVTEEGVNKGDVSSARWKFETQPLDEIAEDIKVRSKTVADIQGGDVKTNKHRFETDEMSQKYIRTVSVSEIQKGDVRSATWMFETRTIDEIRGEGAEYDGMERVTKEEVMKGDVKQSVWLFEKQPLDRIKDTDGTQLVVAKEEIPPADVKTTTWLFETTPFHDFNESRMERTEIIGKSIKETLEELYSQKMVDSQGVLIEADEIGDVRMAKYKLMNQEAPQIQKEEIIRGDLSNIMMNLLNRRETTEKGITIDKEERGNINTTVKQLFNQERGVNVEKEEIIRGDIQEAINSLLQNEGSSKRGILIQEDEKGDVRMTIYSLLNKGERASMEKEDIVQGNVSRTLHRLLSNSGEEGSKKIRVGDTERGNVSFYSTCIESGALDYLKQLQYESGETQEKVEKERIIGGDIEETKILLRRNQQQIGRTVAEDDIVPGDVHSSVKVFMTEPTATYRNMEKHDIVKGDLSAALDSLTQAINQKVVIEKEEVVKGDLHTTLKSLEEAQHQAKETEKPEIIRGDIRGALESLEKSASTNTEATVEDLVPGDIKGTLKSLEEAKQAVKEVEKEEIVRGDIHTAMQSLHEASSEKKIYQHQVSEQGDVKATIQLFLEPTTSPRMQRRGSTEGDVKTSIKSLYEGQETTQVEKEEVVKGDVQGAIKCLMQRKQYSKPKRMYPPKKAKVPMKNPLTVKQVEHECLHEAKSESVAVNPAPAVKNLSQSGESQKHTHRHNESKSVKTQVITQEGHSVTVAKTDNTTGASQQKSMKEQKHKALPPQKIQAPKPVMMKNKQMTNNDQTETKTADVNMMKEVQNTSQTSVSNRQICETKTIKQVQTTVMEKTVTHKQNVTVSEQTAAAQRQAENKTLAQRQNIKNMKGEYRNLDVRGKGVIKKAKPEIHFPPPPSSPPPPSESELSLPPPPSPVLESPASATSRPSIMRQDSDLPPPPPPPPVECMKSEPEFFPPPPPPPPPLSVGGQDFLPPPPSQQELSALPQPPPAKLVKPVGKPLFKVPQQPETQRQHIQVKPKWQKKQPTPPPPPPQLPPDQETTVPTKAEAKVEEVKKETGKQIETSTQIQSESATKIPSIPAVKAKQGESPQPPKRVPVPPVKLPAPPEPAPAPKSRPYARKFKTPLMLAEERFRQQKMEKEEMQRSNVTTPTSPPGNTPCPSELSVAQAAEREVATEATKAKTEEAKTEDSPAKKTPSQIPLSKPLISAVNKKSASNVSSDKKRVVSEQSSSTDVVKKSQTAPKSQTVSVSQSHREASNVDVQSRSSVVTSSVTEQQQFIKKSSVKSIAAVQSAVQENVNLQSQTAVTLKAEDVKNINVPLTQEGKMSPSQPTKIPKVAPTFKVRTFKMPTEKKEDKCDSLGQKESMKSEMHLQQETCNVTQMSETKANQLTSARAETKGEMKMKEKKSQMTLPLKEPEVEAHGKKGKQLQKNETEAKLSPSAAVLMPKTAKITSAASHQGQGHGAVSLSQQSMKTEHTHRHEEVLVTESVVQHSLHRQEAARVQTQAAETNKMQIKAAKSKGDPKDASAKGTGKTTREEEANSQEITASEKCNVMQKLLAQIKELEGTPSKIDSNAVRTILSEFPDWVMGSDERRNLSEIAKQQSKKKLKEMMVYVKNIVQAKLVFFGDSLTAVDKQEKGKEEPPPPPPPPPPPPVPAKPDKTVFSGATAKISKISIGSSKTEKKVAEEKRSLQGSRVHQELSEAPEQRVSSPLASIRTPSPTFISIESRRIDSPLRVTPSPPPYKLVGTPPPPPRKSYTPTSTFSRALPSPTLSRSEKLVKLRDTTSKLSRITTPPPPVPGAEFLAPEREQPSPCGSRETPVERHELMDVTEMVDSMMTVRDKKSFFEEAQKAEVSRTYIRKEPIDIPERLGADAEENAEAATVDLLKEDLPRVDLSKLVNKFESPKPKVYARKEPIVITERLGSDTEEAEADPHTPKTEEIPTFNVKAIKDVFETGEHGSQAARELREQIERREPESVYSEPAGRAEITAVTEQFCSVDDFGNMTSETRSEVHSGSSLTRGSPPSYADVVRGSVPTVAMPPEASTEELLRSFQQSWAKSQGVFQNLGFSVTEQRSSQVVTRQQETVVTENSSSRVRTVQGLSEEGVPHGVADGRQTQLP